The following coding sequences lie in one Streptomyces ortus genomic window:
- the exaC gene encoding acetaldehyde dehydrogenase ExaC, producing the protein MTRYAAPGTEGAIVSYQSRYDHFIGGEYVEPARGQYFENPSPVNGQPFTEIARGTAEDVERALDAAHAAAPAWGRMSVTARADILLKVAERMEANLEKLAVAESWENGKPVRETLAADIPLAIDHFRYFAGAVRAQEGSLSEIDDDTVAYHFHEPLGVVAQIIPWNFPILMAVWKLAPALAAGNAVVLKPAEQTPASIHYLMSLISDLLPPGVVNIVNGFGVEAGKPLASSARVAKVAFTGETTTGRLIMQYASENIKPVTLELGGKSPNIFFDDVWARDDDFRDKALEGFTMFALNQGEVCTCPSRALVQQGHYDEFLDAAVARTELIKPGHPLDTETMIGAQASNDQLEKILSYLDIGQQEGAKVLTGGHRIEYDGELAGGYYVQPTIFQGDNRMRVFQEEIFGPVVSVTSFADFDDAIKIANDTLYGLGAGVWTRDMNTAYRAGRAIQAGRVWTNCYHAYPAHAAFGGYKQSGIGRENHKMMLEHYQQTKNILCSYSPQKLGFF; encoded by the coding sequence ATGACCCGTTACGCAGCGCCCGGCACCGAAGGCGCGATCGTCTCCTACCAGTCGCGGTACGACCACTTCATCGGCGGCGAGTACGTGGAGCCCGCTCGTGGGCAGTACTTCGAGAATCCAAGTCCGGTGAACGGGCAGCCGTTCACCGAGATCGCGCGGGGCACGGCCGAGGACGTGGAGCGGGCCCTGGACGCGGCGCACGCCGCGGCGCCCGCCTGGGGCCGCATGTCGGTGACCGCTAGGGCCGACATCCTCCTCAAGGTGGCCGAGCGGATGGAGGCGAACCTGGAGAAGCTCGCGGTCGCCGAGAGCTGGGAGAACGGCAAGCCGGTCCGGGAGACCCTGGCCGCCGACATCCCTCTCGCCATCGACCACTTCCGCTACTTCGCGGGGGCGGTCCGTGCGCAGGAGGGCTCGCTCAGCGAGATAGACGACGACACGGTGGCGTACCACTTCCACGAGCCGTTGGGCGTGGTGGCCCAGATCATCCCGTGGAACTTCCCCATTCTGATGGCCGTGTGGAAGCTGGCGCCGGCGCTCGCGGCCGGCAACGCCGTCGTGCTCAAGCCCGCCGAGCAGACACCGGCGTCCATCCACTACTTGATGAGCCTGATCTCGGACCTGCTGCCGCCGGGTGTCGTGAACATCGTCAACGGCTTCGGGGTCGAGGCGGGCAAGCCGCTGGCGTCCAGTGCGCGGGTGGCGAAGGTCGCGTTCACCGGCGAGACCACGACGGGGCGGCTGATCATGCAGTACGCCTCGGAGAACATCAAACCGGTCACGCTCGAACTGGGCGGCAAGTCGCCGAACATCTTCTTCGACGACGTGTGGGCGCGGGACGACGACTTCCGGGACAAGGCGCTCGAAGGTTTCACGATGTTCGCGCTGAACCAGGGCGAGGTGTGCACCTGTCCGTCCCGGGCGCTCGTCCAGCAGGGCCACTACGACGAGTTCCTCGACGCGGCGGTCGCCCGTACCGAGCTGATCAAGCCCGGTCATCCGCTCGACACCGAGACGATGATCGGTGCTCAGGCCTCCAACGACCAGTTGGAGAAGATCCTCTCCTACTTGGACATCGGCCAGCAGGAGGGCGCCAAGGTGCTTACGGGCGGCCACCGTATCGAGTACGACGGGGAGTTGGCGGGTGGGTACTACGTACAGCCGACGATCTTCCAGGGCGACAACAGGATGCGGGTCTTCCAGGAGGAGATCTTCGGGCCGGTCGTGTCCGTCACATCGTTCGCGGACTTCGACGACGCCATCAAGATCGCCAACGACACGCTGTACGGGCTCGGCGCCGGGGTGTGGACGCGGGACATGAACACGGCGTATCGCGCGGGGCGTGCGATCCAGGCGGGACGGGTGTGGACGAACTGCTACCACGCGTACCCGGCCCACGCGGCGTTCGGCGGCTACAAGCAGTCGGGCATCGGCCGTGAGAACCACAAGATGATGCTGGAGCACTACCAGCAGACGAAGAACATTCTTTGTTCTTACAGCCCTCAGAAGCTTGGCTTCTTCTAG
- a CDS encoding GAF domain-containing protein produces the protein MTDPWVALNPGADPVERVRVLRRAHETFTEAGTVSRPVRSVVADSWRRSARAGVGPDGSARVELTDADLGSYRAEHPLAPVMPLFRELMGTFASDGEHLLAVCDAQGRLLWVEGHPATRQKADGMNFVPGARWAESSMGTNAPGTAVALDRPVQVFAAEHFIRRVQPWTCAAAPVHDPRTGRLLGAVDITGRDGLAHPHSLGFVQAVARAAESQLALLTPIPAATDALQLTALGRDEALLVAGGRKLRLSRRHSELLVLLSRHPDGLTGDELLCSLYEDESVTPVTLRAELARLRRLLGSGVLGSRPYRLAVPVESDVSVVERRLAAGAITAAVAAYAGPLLPGSQAPAVVRLRRRLADGLRAALISGGDPDLLACWAQASWGEDDLDVWRALAAVRPTAPVRARLADLEAEQSAYPWRARH, from the coding sequence TTGACCGATCCATGGGTGGCCCTGAATCCGGGCGCCGACCCTGTCGAGCGGGTTCGCGTGCTGCGCCGCGCCCACGAGACGTTCACCGAGGCGGGTACGGTCTCGCGACCGGTGCGGTCCGTGGTCGCCGACTCCTGGCGGCGTTCGGCGCGGGCCGGGGTCGGACCGGACGGTTCGGCGCGGGTGGAGCTCACCGACGCGGACCTCGGGTCGTACCGGGCGGAGCACCCGCTGGCCCCGGTGATGCCGCTGTTCCGTGAACTCATGGGTACGTTCGCGTCGGACGGCGAGCACCTCCTCGCGGTCTGCGACGCGCAGGGCAGACTCCTGTGGGTGGAGGGCCATCCCGCCACCCGGCAGAAGGCGGACGGGATGAACTTCGTGCCGGGGGCACGGTGGGCGGAGTCCTCCATGGGAACGAACGCACCGGGTACGGCGGTCGCGCTCGACCGGCCGGTGCAGGTGTTCGCGGCCGAGCACTTCATCCGGCGCGTCCAGCCGTGGACGTGCGCGGCGGCCCCGGTACACGATCCGCGCACCGGACGGCTGCTCGGTGCCGTCGACATCACCGGCAGGGACGGACTGGCGCACCCGCACAGCCTGGGGTTCGTGCAGGCCGTGGCGCGCGCCGCCGAGTCCCAGCTGGCGCTGCTCACCCCGATACCGGCCGCCACCGACGCGCTGCAGTTGACCGCTCTGGGCCGGGACGAGGCCCTCCTCGTGGCGGGCGGCCGAAAACTGCGCCTGAGCCGCCGACACAGCGAGCTCCTGGTGCTCCTGTCGCGGCATCCGGACGGTCTGACCGGCGACGAACTGCTGTGCTCGCTGTACGAGGACGAGTCGGTGACACCGGTGACGCTGCGTGCGGAACTGGCCCGTCTGCGACGGCTGCTCGGGAGCGGGGTCCTAGGTTCACGGCCCTACCGGCTCGCGGTTCCGGTCGAGTCCGATGTCTCGGTCGTGGAGCGCAGACTCGCCGCCGGCGCGATCACGGCGGCTGTGGCGGCGTACGCCGGTCCGTTGCTGCCCGGTTCACAGGCCCCGGCGGTGGTGCGGCTGCGCCGACGGCTCGCGGACGGACTGCGTGCGGCCCTCATATCCGGTGGCGACCCCGACCTGCTGGCGTGCTGGGCCCAGGCGTCGTGGGGTGAGGACGACCTCGACGTGTGGAGGGCCCTGGCCGCCGTCCGCCCGACGGCTCCGGTGCGGGCGCGCCTGGCAGATCTGGAGGCAGAGCAGTCGGCGTACCCGTGGCGGGCACGGCACTGA